The following are from one region of the Sandaracinus amylolyticus genome:
- a CDS encoding TonB-dependent receptor domain-containing protein, whose product MGDVGARVFSFTVVATVLAISSVAHADVRTDARGHFRRGMALIAEGRVDEGVAELQEAYEILPHPNVLYNIARAYAESSRYEEAREYFERYLETDPPDRIEVQQFLVAIGDREAAIAARQTVAPTAPTTSPSESEAPTRASPAASEEEIQALEESAADIAALAEATQSEALRHRAEQLRALAIDLRGAPSTSVAEPAESEESDEAIASTDAEPVAIDPALAIREAEADVYEESVVSAARFAQSPLDAPASTTIISRQDIRLSGLLSLPELLRRAAGVDIMTTTPVDSNIGIRGFNQRLSNRVLVLVDGRSTYIDTLGATQWMTLPIGPSDIERIEIIRGPASALYGANSFSGIVNILTRPPGEPTTEAMVGGGNGNTLWGHAQTSGRIERLAYRVAAGYLSTQRFTREIGADRVDYFSPDDYSDPASATQGGYASASLRYRIIPELQVSLQGGILDRQQNFQGTGPFRDFISRGPVGHVLGSIETPYGSIRAFYTHIDAQAQLGSVPRGGDPVRGDFVSGTFDVEAEFAQEFDLLVHHNLHVGGSYRRKTVAWDYLGQPYEQNHYALFIQDAMRITEWLSLVGSFRTDFHPLLPEPVYSPRGAILLHPSQRSTIRASVGTAFRTPTFLESYLDLLSPTPIPGVNVIAQGSEIGRGSTLQPESILSAELGYRNEDLEFLDFEINVYYNRVSNLISLAQVQPFRLSDYSGEQRERYSRGTGSYPVGTITFQNEPPIFDVVGGEAMTRIYPVTGLDIYANYAINQTFTTVPPSATGVFRSDEARTSTHHVNAGIQYRSEFGLDISVDFHFASEQRWLEQIFTTEDGGGVAYGEFDLPAYYMINARIGYRLFDDHLDIGVVGYNITDNRHRQHPFGQELSARFMLTVAYRM is encoded by the coding sequence AGAGCAGCCGCTACGAGGAGGCGCGCGAGTACTTCGAGCGATATCTCGAGACCGATCCTCCCGATCGCATCGAGGTGCAGCAGTTCCTCGTCGCGATCGGAGATCGAGAAGCCGCGATCGCTGCGCGGCAGACCGTCGCGCCCACCGCCCCCACGACCTCGCCGTCCGAGTCGGAGGCTCCGACCCGCGCGAGCCCAGCCGCGTCGGAGGAGGAGATCCAGGCGCTCGAGGAGTCGGCCGCGGACATCGCCGCGCTGGCCGAGGCGACGCAGAGCGAAGCGCTGCGGCATCGCGCCGAACAGCTGCGCGCGCTCGCGATCGATCTGCGCGGCGCACCGAGCACGAGCGTCGCGGAGCCCGCCGAGAGCGAGGAGAGCGACGAGGCGATCGCGAGCACGGACGCGGAGCCCGTGGCGATCGATCCGGCGCTCGCGATCCGCGAGGCCGAGGCCGACGTGTACGAGGAGTCGGTCGTGTCCGCCGCGCGCTTCGCGCAGTCACCGCTCGATGCGCCGGCCTCGACGACGATCATCTCGCGACAGGACATCCGCCTCAGTGGTCTGCTGAGCCTTCCCGAGCTGCTCCGCCGCGCGGCGGGCGTCGACATCATGACCACGACGCCGGTCGACTCGAACATCGGGATCCGTGGGTTCAACCAGCGTCTGTCGAATCGCGTGCTGGTGCTCGTCGACGGCCGGTCGACGTACATCGACACGCTCGGCGCGACGCAGTGGATGACGCTGCCGATCGGTCCCTCGGACATCGAGCGCATCGAGATCATCCGCGGTCCGGCATCGGCGCTCTACGGCGCGAACTCGTTCAGCGGGATCGTCAACATCCTCACTCGCCCGCCGGGAGAGCCCACGACCGAGGCGATGGTGGGTGGCGGCAACGGCAACACGCTGTGGGGCCACGCGCAGACCTCGGGACGCATCGAGCGGCTCGCCTATCGCGTGGCCGCGGGATATCTGAGCACCCAGCGATTCACGCGAGAGATCGGCGCGGACCGCGTCGACTATTTCTCGCCCGACGACTACAGCGATCCGGCCTCCGCGACGCAGGGTGGATATGCGAGCGCGAGCCTTCGATATCGAATCATCCCCGAGCTGCAGGTCAGTCTGCAGGGCGGCATCCTCGATCGACAGCAGAACTTCCAGGGAACTGGCCCCTTCCGCGACTTCATCTCTCGCGGTCCGGTCGGGCACGTGCTCGGCAGCATCGAGACGCCGTACGGCTCGATCCGCGCGTTCTACACGCACATCGATGCGCAGGCGCAGCTCGGCTCGGTGCCGCGAGGTGGCGATCCGGTGCGGGGCGACTTCGTCTCCGGCACCTTCGACGTCGAGGCCGAATTCGCCCAGGAGTTCGACCTGCTCGTGCACCACAACCTGCATGTCGGCGGCAGCTATCGCCGCAAGACGGTGGCGTGGGACTACCTGGGCCAGCCCTACGAGCAGAACCACTACGCGCTCTTCATCCAGGACGCGATGCGGATCACCGAGTGGCTGAGCCTCGTCGGGAGCTTCCGCACCGACTTCCACCCGCTCCTGCCCGAGCCGGTGTACTCGCCGCGCGGCGCGATCCTCCTGCATCCGTCGCAGCGCTCGACGATCCGCGCATCGGTCGGCACTGCGTTCCGCACTCCGACGTTCCTCGAGTCGTATCTCGACCTGCTCAGCCCGACGCCGATCCCCGGCGTGAACGTGATCGCGCAGGGCTCCGAGATCGGCCGAGGCAGCACGCTCCAGCCGGAGAGCATCCTCTCCGCCGAGCTGGGATATCGAAACGAAGATCTCGAGTTCCTCGATTTCGAGATCAACGTCTATTACAACCGTGTGAGCAATCTGATCTCGCTCGCACAGGTCCAGCCGTTCCGGCTCAGCGACTATTCGGGCGAGCAACGAGAGCGCTATTCGCGTGGGACCGGGAGCTATCCCGTCGGCACGATCACGTTCCAGAACGAGCCGCCGATCTTCGACGTGGTGGGCGGCGAGGCGATGACGCGCATCTATCCGGTCACCGGCCTCGACATCTACGCGAACTACGCGATCAACCAGACGTTCACGACCGTGCCTCCCTCCGCGACCGGCGTGTTCCGCAGCGACGAGGCGCGCACCAGCACGCACCACGTGAACGCCGGCATCCAGTATCGCTCGGAGTTCGGCCTCGACATCAGCGTCGACTTCCACTTCGCGAGCGAGCAGCGCTGGCTCGAGCAGATCTTCACGACGGAGGATGGTGGTGGCGTCGCGTACGGTGAATTCGATCTCCCCGCGTACTACATGATCAACGCGCGGATCGGATATCGACTCTTCGACGACCATCTCGACATCGGCGTCGTCGGATACAACATCACCGACAACCGTCATCGACAGCATCCGTTCGGTCAGGAGCTGTCCGCGCGATTCATGCTCACCGTCGCCTATCGGATGTGA
- a CDS encoding GNAT family N-acetyltransferase, which translates to MIRLARHGDVGRLQAIEVAAGEPFRALGMDRIADDDPPDAAALEERIDAGLVWVVADAGDVACAYLVASSLRESLHIQQLSVHPTFARKRLGASLVEHLERWAMEHGFGALSLTTFRDVPWNAPYYARLGFELRSASELPADLAAIRRREAELDLDAWPRVVMTKRLTSDRRR; encoded by the coding sequence GTGATCCGACTCGCACGCCACGGCGACGTCGGCCGGCTGCAGGCGATCGAGGTCGCGGCGGGCGAGCCGTTCCGAGCGCTCGGCATGGATCGCATCGCCGACGACGATCCCCCCGATGCCGCAGCGCTCGAAGAGCGCATCGACGCCGGGCTGGTCTGGGTCGTCGCCGATGCGGGCGACGTCGCGTGTGCGTATCTCGTCGCGTCGTCGTTGCGCGAGAGCCTGCACATCCAGCAGCTCTCGGTGCATCCGACCTTCGCTCGGAAGCGGCTGGGCGCCTCGCTCGTCGAGCACCTCGAGCGATGGGCGATGGAGCACGGATTCGGCGCGCTCTCGCTCACGACGTTCCGCGACGTCCCGTGGAATGCGCCGTACTACGCGCGCCTCGGATTCGAGCTGCGCTCGGCCTCGGAGCTCCCGGCGGACCTCGCGGCCATCCGACGACGCGAGGCCGAGCTCGATCTCGACGCGTGGCCGCGCGTCGTGATGACCAAGCGACTCACATCCGATAGGCGACGGTGA
- a CDS encoding class I SAM-dependent methyltransferase translates to MRSKDCTRRKDNRASDAMVATLGYRYLSCVLRTEGRDDMRDPAASIAETSRLTAMFRALESERSDALFHDPWARRLAGGRGDELARRNAGIASWPMVTRTKLIDDYVGAAIAEGADRVINLAAGLDMRPHRLSLPRSLGWFEADLPDLVAAKEALVAGAEAKCRVVRRGIDLRDPGARDAFLDEALAGSERALIITEGFIVYLSDEQVRELAESLHARAQIAWWVTDVASPKVRRMLERQTRRTFGDEARFRFAPANGVRFFEPLGFRAEASSSLLHEAARLRRLPFFLRPFARGGAPQTDQSGWREWSGVVRLARAERGGSTR, encoded by the coding sequence TTGAGATCCAAGGATTGCACCAGACGCAAAGATAACCGCGCGTCAGATGCGATGGTAGCAACGCTCGGGTACCGCTACCTCTCCTGCGTGCTCCGAACGGAAGGCCGAGACGACATGCGGGATCCTGCTGCTTCCATCGCCGAGACCTCTCGCCTCACCGCGATGTTCCGCGCGCTCGAGTCCGAGCGAAGCGACGCCCTGTTCCACGATCCGTGGGCGCGCCGACTCGCAGGCGGGCGCGGCGACGAGCTCGCGCGGCGCAACGCGGGGATCGCGTCGTGGCCGATGGTCACGCGAACCAAGCTGATCGACGACTACGTCGGCGCGGCGATCGCCGAGGGCGCCGATCGTGTGATCAACCTGGCCGCGGGGCTCGACATGCGCCCGCATCGGCTCTCGTTGCCGCGCTCGCTCGGCTGGTTCGAAGCGGACCTTCCCGATCTCGTCGCGGCGAAGGAGGCGCTCGTCGCGGGCGCCGAAGCGAAGTGCCGCGTGGTTCGACGCGGGATCGACCTCCGCGATCCGGGCGCGCGCGATGCGTTCTTGGACGAGGCGCTGGCCGGCAGCGAGCGCGCGCTGATCATCACCGAGGGCTTCATCGTCTATCTGTCCGACGAGCAGGTGCGCGAGCTCGCGGAGAGCCTGCACGCACGGGCGCAGATCGCGTGGTGGGTGACCGACGTCGCGTCGCCGAAGGTGAGGCGCATGCTCGAGCGACAGACGCGCCGCACGTTCGGTGACGAGGCTCGCTTCCGATTCGCGCCCGCGAACGGCGTGAGGTTCTTCGAGCCGCTCGGGTTCCGCGCGGAGGCGTCGTCGTCGCTCCTCCACGAGGCCGCGCGGCTCCGACGGCTTCCGTTCTTCCTGCGTCCGTTCGCCCGAGGCGGGGCACCGCAGACCGATCAGTCGGGGTGGCGCGAGTGGTCGGGCGTGGTGCGCCTCGCGCGCGCCGAGCGGGGAGGGAGCACGCGATGA
- a CDS encoding LysR family transcriptional regulator: MQSLDLNLLVTLDHLLREGSVTGAAQRMGLSASAVSRSLGRLREVTGDPLLVRAGRRLVLTARAEAMRERVQALVEQAETTLHGTEPTATSTLARTFTIRSSDVVAALTVPLTAAAYAEAPHVRLRFVPERENDVEALRDGRIHLEVGDLDLRAPELRLQRLFRDRFVGVVRRGHPLSRGKVTIERFARYPHVDIDQGANAIDRALRARGARRDVPVALSSHHAALAIAAQSDFVATVPEYLAKHMKGTLDVRVFTLPFDLRPVVIAQAWHPRFDLDPAHRWLRESMKAVCASLAK; this comes from the coding sequence GTGCAATCCTTGGATCTCAACCTCCTGGTCACGCTCGACCATCTGCTGCGCGAGGGAAGCGTCACCGGCGCGGCGCAGCGGATGGGCCTGAGCGCCTCCGCGGTGAGCCGTTCGCTCGGCCGGCTGCGCGAGGTGACGGGAGATCCGCTGCTGGTCCGCGCGGGTCGCCGGCTCGTGCTCACCGCGCGCGCCGAGGCGATGCGCGAGCGCGTGCAGGCGCTCGTCGAGCAAGCGGAGACCACGCTGCACGGGACGGAGCCGACCGCGACGTCGACGCTCGCGCGAACGTTCACGATCCGCTCGAGCGACGTGGTCGCGGCGCTGACCGTGCCCCTCACCGCGGCCGCGTACGCCGAGGCACCCCACGTCCGACTCCGCTTCGTGCCCGAGCGCGAGAACGACGTGGAGGCGCTGCGTGACGGACGGATTCATCTCGAGGTCGGCGACCTCGACCTCCGCGCGCCCGAGCTACGGCTGCAGCGCCTCTTTCGTGATCGGTTCGTCGGCGTGGTGCGCCGTGGTCACCCGCTCTCGCGCGGGAAGGTCACGATCGAGCGGTTCGCCCGCTATCCGCACGTCGACATCGATCAGGGCGCGAACGCGATCGATCGAGCGCTGCGAGCGCGCGGTGCTCGGCGTGACGTGCCGGTCGCCCTCTCGAGCCACCACGCTGCGCTCGCGATCGCCGCGCAGTCGGACTTCGTCGCGACGGTGCCCGAATATCTCGCCAAGCACATGAAGGGCACGCTCGACGTCCGGGTGTTCACGCTGCCGTTCGACCTCCGGCCCGTGGTGATCGCACAGGCCTGGCACCCGCGATTCGATCTCGACCCCGCGCATCGATGGCTGAGGGAGTCGATGAAGGCGGTGTGTGCTTCGCTCGCGAAGTGA
- a CDS encoding glycosyltransferase family protein: MAHVAYGVAGEGRGHAARALALIEAIRSRHRVEVWASGHALELLSAAHPPGAAVRVRALPPVEFRYTRARRVDYVRTFVENVPYMARLGELVRRTSRALEASRADLVISDFEPVLARAAREARIPLVSLDHQQFLVHCDLSALPLALRAYAAFMAPFVRGFCSGQRESIVSSFFEADLAPGARAVTQVGVLLRREVRDARPSRGAHLVAYLRRDSASRALDALARCGAPVRVYGLGAQRSQGRLSFLPVHPTRFVDDLATARGLVTTAGNQLVGEALWLTKPVLAIPEPGNHEQRINAWFLERTGAGRRIEIEQLDASWVRRFLDDEGELAASIAPHRRDGTALAVARIEHHLEHAVEEPCGERSRSFATSLVAALASPSDHAS, translated from the coding sequence GTGGCGCACGTCGCATACGGAGTCGCAGGGGAAGGCCGAGGGCACGCGGCGCGTGCGCTCGCTCTGATCGAGGCCATTCGGTCTCGCCACCGCGTCGAAGTCTGGGCGTCGGGGCACGCGCTCGAGCTGCTCTCCGCGGCGCATCCGCCGGGAGCCGCGGTGCGGGTGCGGGCGCTGCCGCCGGTCGAGTTCCGCTACACCCGCGCGCGGCGCGTCGACTACGTGCGCACGTTCGTCGAGAACGTCCCGTACATGGCGCGCCTGGGCGAGTTGGTGCGACGCACGTCACGTGCGCTCGAGGCGAGCCGCGCCGATCTCGTGATCAGCGACTTCGAGCCGGTGCTCGCGCGCGCCGCGCGCGAGGCACGCATTCCCCTGGTGTCGCTCGATCACCAGCAGTTCCTCGTGCACTGCGATCTCTCGGCGCTGCCCCTCGCGCTGCGTGCGTACGCCGCGTTCATGGCGCCCTTCGTGCGTGGGTTCTGCAGCGGTCAGCGCGAGTCGATCGTGTCGTCGTTCTTCGAAGCGGACCTCGCGCCCGGTGCGCGGGCGGTGACGCAGGTGGGCGTGCTGCTGCGTCGCGAGGTGCGCGACGCGCGTCCGTCACGTGGAGCGCATCTGGTCGCATATCTGCGACGCGACTCCGCATCTCGGGCGCTCGACGCGCTCGCTCGATGCGGAGCGCCGGTGCGCGTCTACGGGCTCGGCGCACAGCGCTCGCAGGGGCGGCTCTCGTTTCTTCCCGTGCATCCCACGCGCTTCGTCGACGACCTCGCGACGGCACGCGGCCTCGTCACCACCGCGGGCAACCAGCTCGTCGGAGAAGCGCTCTGGCTCACCAAGCCGGTGCTCGCGATCCCCGAGCCCGGCAACCACGAGCAGCGCATCAACGCGTGGTTCCTCGAGCGCACCGGCGCGGGTCGGAGGATCGAGATCGAGCAGCTCGATGCGTCGTGGGTGCGCCGCTTCCTCGACGACGAGGGCGAGCTCGCCGCGAGCATCGCGCCCCATCGCCGCGACGGAACCGCGCTGGCGGTCGCGCGCATCGAGCACCACCTCGAACATGCCGTGGAGGAACCGTGCGGAGAGCGCTCTCGATCGTTCGCGACGTCGCTCGTTGCCGCGCTGGCGAGCCCGTCCGACCACGCCTCCTGA
- a CDS encoding radical SAM protein translates to MRRALSIVRDVARCRAGEPVRPRLLTYVVTFACNARCVMCDSWRKPRDASELQLGEIDRILAQLGPLDAVRLTGGEPFVRDDLGHIAELVQRRTTPALLHVTTNGFGTRSIVRFCEERAKDVPLAMLVSVDGWGEEHSRIRGKESAWSRVVDTIRALAPRQRELRMRLAVNQTIVDAGGLDGYRKLRAMLRPLGVRHQVVIAYQASATYSLLREVDLAPREPGGFDTFGELPRETIRELLDEVEHDLAHLPLPERIAKRYYLAGIRSRLLGEGESPRPRCVALSAHLRLLPNGDVPTCQFNTKVVGNLRDTPLDRVWTSERVSEQRAWVGQCPGCWAECEVLPNATYTGDLVRAVL, encoded by the coding sequence GTGCGGAGAGCGCTCTCGATCGTTCGCGACGTCGCTCGTTGCCGCGCTGGCGAGCCCGTCCGACCACGCCTCCTGACCTACGTCGTCACGTTCGCGTGCAACGCGCGCTGCGTGATGTGCGACTCGTGGCGCAAGCCGCGCGATGCCTCCGAGCTCCAGCTCGGAGAGATCGATCGCATCCTCGCGCAGCTGGGCCCGCTCGACGCGGTGCGGCTGACCGGCGGCGAGCCCTTCGTGCGCGACGATCTCGGCCACATCGCGGAGCTCGTGCAGCGACGCACGACGCCCGCGCTGCTGCACGTCACGACCAACGGCTTCGGCACACGCAGCATCGTGCGCTTCTGCGAGGAGCGCGCGAAGGACGTGCCGCTCGCGATGCTCGTCTCGGTCGACGGATGGGGCGAGGAGCACTCGCGCATCCGCGGCAAGGAGAGCGCCTGGTCGCGCGTGGTGGACACGATTCGCGCGCTCGCGCCGCGGCAGCGCGAGCTGCGCATGCGCCTCGCGGTGAACCAGACGATCGTCGATGCCGGCGGGCTCGACGGATATCGAAAGCTGCGCGCGATGCTCCGACCGCTGGGCGTGCGACACCAGGTCGTGATCGCGTACCAGGCGAGCGCGACGTACTCGCTGCTGCGCGAGGTCGATCTCGCGCCGCGCGAGCCCGGTGGATTCGACACGTTCGGCGAGCTGCCGCGCGAGACGATCCGCGAGCTGCTCGACGAGGTCGAGCACGACCTCGCGCATCTCCCGCTGCCCGAGCGGATCGCGAAGCGCTACTACCTCGCGGGCATTCGCAGCCGTCTGCTCGGCGAAGGCGAGAGCCCGCGCCCGCGATGCGTCGCGCTCTCCGCGCACCTGCGGCTCCTGCCCAACGGCGACGTGCCGACCTGCCAGTTCAACACGAAGGTGGTGGGCAATCTGCGCGACACGCCGCTCGATCGAGTGTGGACGAGCGAGCGCGTGAGTGAGCAGCGCGCGTGGGTGGGCCAGTGCCCCGGCTGCTGGGCCGAGTGCGAAGTGCTGCCGAACGCGACGTACACCGGCGATCTCGTGCGAGCGGTGTTGTGA
- the purU gene encoding formyltetrahydrofolate deformylase: protein MTIATLLVSGPDRPGLVAALAQVLYGHGANILDADQHSDPEAGWFFQRIRFDQRELRTDSTSLRHAIAEVSERLGMTWRLESSTRRKKVAIFVSKYDHCLFDLLWRHRAGELECDVALVVSNHSDLGPVAAQFGIPFHVFPIAKETKAEEEEKELAMLAEHGVELVVLARYMQILSADLIAKFRGSIINIHHSFLPAFVGQRPYHRARERGVKLIGATAHYVTADLDEGPIIEQDVTRCSHRDTVDELVRKGRDLEKLVLARAVRLHLQDRILVYQNKTVVFD from the coding sequence ATGACCATCGCGACGCTCCTCGTGTCCGGCCCGGATCGTCCCGGGCTGGTGGCAGCTCTCGCGCAGGTGCTCTACGGGCACGGCGCGAACATCCTCGATGCAGATCAGCACAGCGATCCCGAGGCGGGCTGGTTCTTCCAGCGCATCCGATTCGACCAGCGCGAGCTGCGCACCGACAGCACGAGCCTGCGTCACGCGATCGCCGAGGTGAGCGAGCGGCTCGGGATGACGTGGCGTCTGGAGTCGAGCACGCGTCGCAAGAAGGTCGCGATCTTCGTGTCGAAGTACGACCACTGTCTCTTCGATCTGCTGTGGCGACATCGCGCGGGCGAGCTCGAGTGCGACGTCGCGCTCGTCGTCAGCAACCACTCGGATCTCGGGCCCGTCGCCGCCCAGTTCGGCATCCCGTTCCACGTCTTCCCGATCGCGAAGGAGACGAAGGCCGAAGAAGAGGAGAAGGAGCTCGCGATGCTCGCGGAGCACGGCGTCGAGCTCGTCGTCCTCGCGCGCTACATGCAGATCCTCAGCGCCGATCTGATCGCGAAGTTCCGCGGCTCGATCATCAACATCCACCACTCGTTCCTCCCGGCGTTCGTCGGACAGCGTCCCTATCACCGCGCGCGAGAGCGTGGCGTGAAGCTGATCGGCGCGACCGCGCACTACGTGACTGCAGATCTCGACGAGGGTCCGATCATCGAACAGGACGTCACGCGCTGCTCGCACCGCGACACCGTCGACGAGCTGGTGCGCAAAGGTCGCGATCTCGAGAAGCTCGTGCTCGCGCGCGCAGTGCGATTGCACCTGCAGGATCGGATTCTCGTCTATCAGAACAAGACCGTCGTGTTCGACTGA